A single genomic interval of Spinacia oleracea cultivar Varoflay chromosome 6, BTI_SOV_V1, whole genome shotgun sequence harbors:
- the LOC130463646 gene encoding protein trichome birefringence-like 37, protein MGRSCLILFFQSPREWHGASKSCSGEAEPLSGSIYPAGSPPAADIVRRIISTMKKPAYLLDITTLSQLRKDAHPETYSGDHSGIDCNHWYLPGLPDTCNELLYAALLM, encoded by the exons ATGGGGCGGAGCTGCTTGATATTATTCTTTCAAAG TCCCAGAGAATGGCATGGAGCCTCAAAGAGCTGCAGTGGGGAAGCAGAACCACTGTCAGGTTCAATATACCCAGCAGGCTCACCTCCAGCAGCAGACATAGTGAGGAGAATAATCAGCACAATGAAGAAACCAGCTTACCTGCTTGACATTACAACATTATCACAACTAAGAAAAGATGCTCATCCTGAGACTTACAGTGGCGATCACTCTGGCATAGACTGCAACCACTGGTATCTCCCTGGATTGCCAGACACCTGCAATGAACTTCTATATGCCGCTCTACTCATGTGA